A DNA window from Actinomycetota bacterium contains the following coding sequences:
- a CDS encoding PadR family transcriptional regulator — translation MKLSNDEAQGGLPRNYLRASLLLLIAETPAHGYDLLEQIGHLGLRNVDPGGLYRALRVMEKDGLVESWWEHSSAGPARRSYRLTEDGIDWLHAWAGALREGRRYLTTYLDRYDRIVDTVPVEQSLS, via the coding sequence ATGAAACTCAGCAACGACGAGGCCCAGGGTGGTCTGCCCCGCAACTACCTACGGGCCAGCCTGTTGCTGCTGATCGCCGAGACGCCGGCCCACGGCTACGACCTGCTCGAGCAGATCGGCCACCTCGGCCTGCGCAACGTCGACCCGGGCGGGCTCTACAGGGCCCTGCGGGTGATGGAGAAGGACGGGCTGGTCGAGTCGTGGTGGGAGCACTCGTCGGCCGGGCCGGCGCGCCGTAGCTACCGCCTCACCGAGGACGGCATCGACTGGCTTCACGCCTGGGCCGGCGCCCTGCGCGAGGGCCGGCGTTACCTGACCACCTACCTCGACCGCTACGACCGCATCGTCGACACAGTGCCGGTCGAGCAGTCCCTGTCATAG